The Brachyhypopomus gauderio isolate BG-103 chromosome 1, BGAUD_0.2, whole genome shotgun sequence genome includes the window CTTGGTCAACTTATTCTGCAACCTGCGCACTTGCTTTTTTAACGCTGCAACCTCAGTGTTTCCACTGCTCTCAGCCACTGAAACTGGTACTGGAATAAACTCCTTGTCATCTTCACTCACTCCTTGACATGGTTTAGTGTTCATAGTGGCAAACAATGACTTAAGCTCCTTTATCTCGGCTTTCAAGGTCAGTATTTCCGTTTGGCGACTGTCCACCTCCTTGGTGGCATGAACTCCACGAACGGATGAGCTGAGCTTGGCtctagcagcagcatattcctctTCAGCCCGGATCTCCGATAGCAACTATAAGAACTTGGGTGGGTTTTGCCTTCTCTCCCTTATCTTAAGCTGGATCAGCATCAAGTCCGAATGTATGGCCCCTCGTAGCAGTTGTTCTACTCGGGCACTGTCCACACGGCTGGGGGGAATACCCTGTTTAGAAACTACTTTGGTAAGAGACTGCTCTAGTCGCCTCAAGAAGTCGGATAATTTCTCATCTTTCCCTTGTTGCAACAATCTGAACTCAAAATAGAGGTCTTCACCTGACTCCGCTGCACCAAATGCACTCTCAATGGCATCCAAGCACTCAGCAGGCGTGACATCAGCCTCAGCTGTTCGCACTGCTTTCACTACTGCAAGTGCAGGTCCTCTGAGACACTCCATAATGCGTCTTCGCTTTTCTTTACTTGAGCAGTCGCTTTCCTCCACCATTAAACGTGCCTGCTCGAGCCAGTGTTCCAATGCCTCTTCCCCAACCGGTGTAGGTAGGGTGCCCGAGAACATCCTTAGGCGACGATAACTGCTGTTCTCACCTGTAGGTCTCTCTATTTTTGACAACACTTCACCAACTGCCCGAATGATGGACTCAGCAGAGCCATTGGACGCCGAGACATCCAGCAGATCTTTCAATGGGGTCTGGCCAGGTTCATCAGGAACAGGACGCTCACCTGCGACAATGACTGGCCAAAATTCTTCCACTGTAAGGCTTTTCACTTCAGAGGGAACCCTAGTGGGGTCAATTTCCTCTCTTGTTTCACAAAGCACGCTCAATCTGTTCAATTTAGTATTAAATCTCCTTCCCTTCACTCGCACACGTCCCAAAGCTTTCACAGTTTCAAGAGTCTTCTCTATCTCTTCAACTTCATAGCCTTTAGGCACCAGGGCAAGTAAGGCATTTTCTTCCTTGAGAAACTCACCTTGACACCACTCTCTGAGCTCCGTAGCCAGCTCTGACTGTACCGACTTAATATCCATAGTGAAAAGCTATTAATGCAGTAATAATACTCTATTACtgtatatactatactatactagtATAAACTATACTAtaataaaactaataaaaagggaaaatgtACAATTTTAAAGAGTTAAGTATTTTACCTAATACACCTTTAATGTGATTTAATTAACCCTAAATGCACAAAATAAAACCATAGGTTTACCCAATctaatcccagcggtgcctccaATTTTATGTAGCGCCCCGTTGCTCCTTTCGGGAAATCACACAGGGGTTTAGCTACCCTAGGTCCTCTATAACCATTAAGTTATTAAATTAGGCTATACCttggtaataataaataa containing:
- the LOC143475503 gene encoding paraneoplastic antigen Ma3 homolog — its product is MDIKSVQSELATELREWCQGEFLKEENALLALVPKGYEVEEIEKTLETVKALGRVRVKGRRFNTKLNRLSVLCETREEIDPTRVPSEVKSLTVEEFWPVIVAGERPVPDEPGQTPLKDLLDVSASNGSAESIIRAVGEVLSKIERPTGENSSYRRLRMFSGTLPTPVGEEALEHWLEQARLMVEESDCSSKEKRRRIMECLRGPALAVVKAVRTAEADVTPAECLDAIESAFGAAESGEDLYFEFRLLQQGKDEKLSDFLRRLEQSLTKVVSKQGIPPSRVDSARVEQLLRGAIHSDLMLIQLKIRERRQNPPKFL